One genomic region from Lysobacterales bacterium encodes:
- a CDS encoding nucleoside deaminase: protein MLYAQVHLTLPAWVHELAPAGSVYASDEDKMRLAVELSRRNVDARSGGPFGAAVFDAQHRLVAVGVNRVEPHTCSVAHAEMMAYMTAQQRLQRFRLNEDAPGVTLATSSQPCCMCYGATFWAGIDTLLIGARAEDVMTLTQFDEGPLPADWKGELEKRGISVRRDLLREDACAVLKHYTDSAGRMY from the coding sequence ATGCTGTACGCCCAAGTCCACCTCACCCTGCCCGCCTGGGTGCACGAGCTCGCGCCTGCCGGCAGCGTCTATGCCAGCGATGAAGACAAGATGCGGCTGGCGGTCGAACTGTCGCGCCGCAATGTCGATGCGCGCAGCGGCGGCCCCTTCGGCGCGGCCGTGTTCGATGCCCAGCATCGGCTGGTCGCCGTCGGTGTGAATCGCGTTGAGCCGCACACCTGCTCGGTGGCGCACGCCGAGATGATGGCCTACATGACCGCGCAGCAGCGCCTGCAGCGCTTCCGCCTCAACGAGGACGCGCCCGGCGTGACGCTGGCGACTTCGTCGCAGCCCTGCTGCATGTGCTACGGCGCGACCTTCTGGGCCGGCATCGACACCCTGCTGATCGGCGCCCGCGCCGAAGACGTGATGACGCTGACCCAGTTCGACGAAGGCCCGCTGCCGGCCGACTGGAAGGGCGAGCTGGAGAAGCGCGGCATCAGCGTGCGCCGCGACCTGCTGCGCGAGGACGCCTGCGCGGTGCTCAAGCACTACACCGACAGCGCCGGGCGCATGTACTGA
- the rlmM gene encoding 23S rRNA (cytidine(2498)-2'-O)-methyltransferase RlmM has translation MKPLGDAGLYLPCRAGFEPECAAEISERAAVFGVGGYAKTERDSGYVRFLGLDAESQSQLCRALPWHALIFARQRLSVFAELQNLDPKDRLSPVLEAMAGSGQVFGQLSMEHPDADVGRDLAGLARSFGNALRAGLRKPGHLSAKDDPRKPTLHVVLLSGTHLLLAAGDAEDTPPMRGQGERAAPWTGGIPRLKLAHDAPSRSALKLEEALLTLFSPDERTRWMKAGQQAVDLGAAPGGWSWVLARAGLSVTAIDNGPLADSAMGTGLIKHLRSDGFRWRPPHPIDWLVCDMVEQPKRVATLMGDWLVEGDARRAIFNLKLPMKKRWQEVREQMDALDARLKQAGLNLELRARQLYHDREEITVAAVPG, from the coding sequence ATGAAACCCCTGGGCGACGCCGGCCTCTACCTGCCCTGCCGCGCCGGCTTCGAGCCCGAATGCGCGGCCGAGATCAGCGAGCGCGCCGCCGTTTTTGGCGTCGGCGGCTATGCGAAAACCGAGCGCGATTCGGGCTATGTGCGCTTCCTCGGGCTCGACGCCGAATCGCAGTCGCAGCTCTGCCGCGCCCTGCCCTGGCATGCGCTGATCTTCGCCCGCCAGCGGCTGTCGGTGTTCGCCGAGCTGCAGAACCTCGACCCCAAGGACCGGCTGAGCCCGGTGCTCGAAGCGATGGCCGGCAGCGGCCAGGTGTTCGGCCAGCTCAGCATGGAGCACCCCGATGCTGACGTCGGCCGCGATCTCGCGGGCCTGGCGCGCAGCTTTGGCAACGCCCTGCGCGCCGGCCTGCGCAAGCCGGGACACCTGAGCGCCAAGGACGATCCGCGCAAGCCAACCCTGCACGTGGTGCTGCTGTCCGGCACGCACCTGCTGCTGGCGGCAGGCGACGCCGAGGACACCCCACCGATGCGCGGTCAGGGCGAACGCGCGGCACCGTGGACCGGCGGCATCCCGCGCTTGAAGCTCGCCCACGACGCGCCCAGCCGCTCGGCGCTGAAGCTTGAGGAAGCCCTGCTCACTCTGTTCAGCCCCGACGAGCGCACGCGCTGGATGAAGGCCGGCCAGCAGGCGGTCGATCTCGGCGCTGCCCCCGGCGGCTGGAGCTGGGTACTGGCGCGCGCCGGCCTGTCGGTCACCGCCATCGACAACGGTCCGCTGGCCGACAGCGCGATGGGCACCGGCCTGATCAAGCACCTGCGCTCGGACGGCTTCCGCTGGCGCCCGCCGCACCCGATCGACTGGCTGGTCTGCGACATGGTCGAACAGCCCAAGCGCGTCGCGACACTGATGGGCGACTGGCTGGTGGAGGGCGATGCGCGGCGCGCGATCTTCAACCTGAAGCTGCCGATGAAGAAGCGCTGGCAGGAAGTGCGCGAGCAGATGGATGCGCTCGACGCGCGGCTCAAGCAGGCCGGGCTCAACCTGGAACTGCGCGCGCGCCAGCTCTACCACGACCGCGAAGAGATCACCGTCGCCGCTGTGCCGGGCTGA
- a CDS encoding CZB domain-containing protein: MRNASVQLKLRLLIIGLALLPMVGLGAFAFMNARDQLEIAARQAMLSHTSLRAAALEAYFERVREDVLSLAESEMSRRALVEFRDGFATVPEVEGQDAVLGRFVDEQFGGLYRERTGGGWKSGASFVQNLEPVARALQYHFIANNAAPLGEKDSLIQPPFEGLYSEAHQRFHPSYRSHLKRHQYYDIFLVDREGRLVYSVFKELDFATDLAGGEFAATGLGRAFAGAMRSSGEGALHIEDYARYTPSYEAAAMFIAAPIDLAGERAGALIVQISIDRINAIASDPIGVTEGKDIFLLAADGHPRSDSILAPEAFSVAKAFASGGAAPTLDVADYRPVFAGESLEASSASMREKPALTRAAPVRVGPGLTWALVAQFETASAFAASKQLLTLVLIAGAVAAVVALLFAIPSTRALVKPIAYAEQAAARIARMELDTPIRSRSSDEFGRLIHSLGVMQDELKSRIAQERTLAAENLRVRMALDSASIGVMIADADERIVYLNPSVRTMLTAAREELRKRLPDFDPQTVLGSNFDAFRLEPSQNRSSIASLTQRHTARIALGKAHFGLSATPIFGADGIRVGTALEWQDRSAAANFNSELRRIVAAAQAGDLSVRLDDRLYDERFLDVARAVNGLMDVVSSSIESVQAVMAGLADGDLSERVDADLKGLFGQLKRDTNTSVERLAEMVGNIRQAVAAMNTAAAEIASGNSDLSVRTEQAAANLEETAASMEELTSTVRQTAENAQQANRMAREAADVARSGGDSVGGLVRTMTHIEAASRKVSDIISVIDGIAFQTNILALNAAVEAARAGEQGRGFAVVAGEVRALAQRSAAAAKEISGLIRESVEAVNHGAQQVHGTRRTIEGIVQAASQVATLVAEISSATAEQIQGIDQVNLSLNELDQMTQQNAALVEEVSAAAHGLDDQANELNTVMTRFRLERRQVSDGALGLDFEAMIKGHRGWKQRLMNDLNDRGDPIDPATACVDNACPLGKWIHGDGRARYGQLPELESLRLQHARFHSCAGEIATHIRQGRRDEAERLLISDFVERTTETVAAIRSVKRAAMRTV; encoded by the coding sequence CGACGAACAGTTCGGCGGGCTGTATCGGGAGCGCACGGGCGGCGGGTGGAAATCCGGCGCCAGCTTCGTGCAGAACCTGGAGCCTGTAGCGCGTGCGCTGCAGTACCACTTCATCGCCAACAACGCGGCGCCGCTGGGCGAGAAGGACAGCCTGATCCAGCCGCCCTTCGAAGGGCTCTACAGCGAGGCGCACCAGCGCTTCCACCCCAGCTACCGCAGCCACCTCAAACGCCATCAGTACTACGACATCTTTCTGGTCGACCGCGAGGGCCGGCTGGTCTACAGCGTGTTCAAGGAGCTGGATTTCGCCACCGATCTTGCCGGCGGCGAGTTTGCTGCCACCGGCCTCGGCCGCGCGTTCGCTGGCGCCATGCGTTCGAGCGGTGAGGGCGCCCTGCACATCGAGGACTACGCGCGCTACACGCCCAGCTACGAGGCGGCCGCGATGTTCATCGCGGCGCCCATCGATCTGGCCGGCGAGCGCGCGGGAGCGCTGATCGTGCAGATCAGCATCGATCGCATCAACGCCATCGCCTCCGACCCGATCGGTGTGACCGAAGGCAAAGACATCTTTCTGCTGGCTGCGGATGGGCATCCGCGCTCCGACTCGATCCTGGCGCCCGAGGCCTTCAGCGTCGCCAAGGCCTTTGCGAGCGGCGGCGCGGCTCCCACGCTTGATGTGGCTGACTACCGGCCGGTGTTCGCCGGTGAGAGCCTGGAAGCCAGCAGCGCGTCGATGCGCGAGAAGCCCGCGTTGACCCGCGCCGCGCCGGTGCGCGTCGGGCCCGGACTCACCTGGGCCCTGGTCGCACAGTTCGAGACGGCAAGCGCTTTCGCGGCGTCCAAGCAGCTGCTGACGCTGGTGCTGATCGCCGGCGCGGTGGCGGCAGTGGTCGCCCTGCTCTTTGCGATTCCCAGCACGCGTGCCCTGGTCAAGCCGATCGCCTACGCGGAACAGGCCGCAGCGCGCATCGCGCGGATGGAGCTCGACACGCCGATCCGTTCGCGCAGCAGCGATGAGTTCGGGCGCTTGATCCACTCGCTGGGCGTCATGCAGGACGAACTGAAGTCGCGCATCGCGCAGGAAAGAACGCTGGCCGCCGAGAACCTGCGCGTGCGCATGGCGCTCGACTCGGCCAGCATCGGCGTGATGATTGCCGACGCCGATGAACGGATCGTCTACCTCAACCCGTCGGTGCGGACGATGCTGACGGCGGCGCGCGAGGAGCTCCGCAAGCGCCTGCCTGACTTCGATCCGCAGACTGTGCTGGGCTCGAACTTCGATGCCTTCCGACTGGAGCCGAGCCAGAACCGCAGCTCGATCGCCAGCCTCACCCAGCGCCATACCGCGCGCATCGCGCTGGGCAAGGCGCATTTCGGCCTGAGTGCGACGCCGATCTTCGGCGCCGACGGGATCCGCGTCGGCACTGCCCTCGAATGGCAGGACCGCAGCGCGGCGGCCAACTTCAACAGCGAGCTGCGCCGCATCGTGGCAGCAGCGCAGGCGGGCGACCTGAGCGTGCGCCTGGACGATCGCCTCTATGACGAGCGCTTTCTGGACGTCGCCCGCGCGGTCAATGGGCTGATGGACGTCGTGTCCAGCTCGATCGAGTCGGTGCAGGCGGTGATGGCGGGCCTCGCCGACGGTGACCTGAGCGAGCGCGTGGATGCCGACCTCAAGGGCCTGTTCGGCCAGCTGAAGCGCGACACCAACACCAGCGTCGAGCGCCTTGCCGAGATGGTCGGCAACATCCGCCAAGCGGTTGCGGCGATGAACACCGCGGCGGCCGAGATCGCCTCGGGCAACAGCGATCTCTCAGTCCGAACCGAACAGGCGGCAGCCAATCTCGAAGAGACCGCCGCTTCCATGGAAGAGCTGACCTCGACCGTGCGGCAGACCGCAGAGAACGCGCAGCAGGCCAATCGTATGGCGCGTGAAGCTGCGGACGTGGCCCGCAGTGGCGGCGACAGCGTCGGTGGCCTGGTGCGCACCATGACCCACATCGAAGCGGCTTCGCGCAAGGTGTCGGACATCATCAGCGTGATCGACGGTATCGCCTTCCAGACCAACATCCTCGCCCTGAATGCTGCCGTCGAAGCGGCGCGCGCCGGCGAGCAGGGCCGTGGTTTCGCGGTGGTGGCGGGCGAGGTGCGCGCGCTGGCGCAGCGCTCGGCCGCCGCGGCCAAGGAGATCTCAGGCTTGATCCGCGAATCGGTCGAGGCGGTCAACCACGGCGCCCAGCAGGTGCACGGTACGCGCCGCACCATCGAGGGCATTGTCCAGGCCGCAAGCCAGGTCGCTACGCTCGTGGCGGAGATCAGCAGCGCCACCGCCGAGCAGATCCAGGGCATCGATCAGGTGAATCTGAGCTTGAACGAACTCGACCAGATGACCCAGCAGAACGCCGCCCTGGTGGAAGAAGTGTCGGCCGCGGCGCACGGACTGGACGACCAGGCCAACGAGCTCAATACGGTGATGACGCGCTTCCGCCTTGAGCGCCGTCAGGTCTCCGATGGCGCACTGGGCCTCGATTTCGAGGCCATGATCAAGGGCCATCGCGGCTGGAAGCAGCGGCTGATGAATGATCTCAACGACCGCGGCGATCCGATCGATCCGGCCACTGCATGCGTCGACAACGCCTGTCCGCTGGGCAAGTGGATCCACGGTGACGGTCGCGCCCGCTACGGACAGCTGCCTGAGCTGGAGTCGCTGCGGCTGCAGCATGCGCGCTTCCACAGCTGCGCGGGCGAGATTGCGACCCATATCCGTCAGGGCCGGCGGGACGAGGCCGAGCGCCTGCTGATCAGTGATTTCGTCGAGCGCACAACCGAGACGGTGGCGGCGATCCGCAGCGTGAAGCGCGCGGCGATGCGCACGGTCTGA